The Paenibacillus sp. FSL R7-0204 genome includes a region encoding these proteins:
- a CDS encoding discoidin domain-containing protein: MDSNNNSFYYVYDRNGNLKRKIASTGYTVFTSSSIEGWEPYKLRDNNAATVWSSVNRGNEDDMEWVAADLGTSGIVGGVELTPRGKLSFPVNFKIQSSDDAVAWTDIPGQSYNNFVNNGSTHSFQFEAPVIARYIRVYATKLGKDDNGQLYFQLAEIKIIPSTVATSSTTGGWPASRLVDQNATTNWSSVARYPAESTEWIIFDSGSTQMIGGVQLYPRGTLGFPVDFKIQSSSDAKSWTDIPGQSYTGYINNGSVQFFNFDAPVIDRYVRVYATKLGTDDNGVYYFQLAEIKVNLSTVAVSSAINGWPASRLVDQNATTTWSSIARYPAESTEWIVLDSGSIQMIGGVQLYPRATLGFPVDFKIQSSSDAKSWTDIPGQSYTGYINNGSVQSFNFDAPVIDRYVRIYATKLGTDDNGGYYFQLAEIKVNLSTVAASSAISGWSASRVVDQDTSTMWSSIARYPSTSTEWIAVDSGMLQKIAGIQLIPRATLGFPVDFKIQSSVDGKVWTDVKGQSYTGYVNNGNIKTFTFDAPILARYVRVYATKLGTDDNGGFYFQLSEFGINKSK, encoded by the coding sequence ATAGATTCAAACAACAATAGTTTCTATTATGTATATGACCGTAACGGGAATCTCAAACGAAAGATTGCTTCTACAGGATACACTGTTTTCACTTCTTCTAGTATAGAGGGCTGGGAGCCTTACAAACTAAGGGACAACAATGCAGCAACGGTATGGTCAAGTGTAAATAGAGGTAACGAAGACGATATGGAATGGGTAGCTGCTGACCTAGGCACAAGTGGTATTGTAGGCGGGGTCGAATTAACTCCAAGGGGGAAGCTGTCTTTTCCGGTTAACTTTAAAATACAGTCTAGTGACGATGCAGTGGCTTGGACAGATATTCCTGGTCAGAGCTATAACAACTTTGTTAATAATGGTTCAACGCATTCTTTTCAGTTTGAAGCACCGGTAATTGCAAGATACATAAGAGTATATGCCACAAAGTTGGGGAAGGACGATAACGGACAATTGTATTTTCAACTTGCTGAAATTAAGATTATCCCTTCTACCGTTGCGACTTCATCCACAACTGGCGGCTGGCCTGCGTCCAGACTGGTGGATCAGAATGCTACAACAAACTGGTCAAGTGTAGCTCGTTATCCAGCTGAGAGTACAGAGTGGATCATTTTTGATTCTGGGAGTACTCAGATGATAGGAGGAGTTCAGTTATATCCAAGAGGAACATTGGGATTTCCTGTTGACTTTAAAATACAGAGCAGTAGCGATGCTAAGTCTTGGACAGATATCCCGGGACAGTCCTACACAGGATATATTAACAATGGATCTGTTCAATTCTTTAACTTTGATGCCCCTGTTATTGACCGCTATGTAAGGGTATATGCTACAAAGCTTGGTACAGATGACAATGGAGTATACTATTTTCAGCTTGCTGAGATTAAGGTCAATTTGTCAACTGTAGCAGTGTCTTCTGCAATAAATGGGTGGCCTGCGTCCAGATTGGTCGATCAGAATGCTACAACAACCTGGTCAAGCATAGCGCGATATCCGGCTGAGAGTACAGAATGGATCGTCTTAGATTCTGGGAGCATACAGATGATAGGAGGAGTTCAGTTATATCCAAGGGCAACATTGGGATTTCCTGTTGACTTTAAAATACAGAGCAGTAGCGATGCTAAGTCTTGGACAGATATCCCGGGGCAGTCCTACACAGGATATATTAACAATGGATCTGTTCAATCCTTTAACTTTGATGCCCCTGTTATTGACCGCTATGTGAGAATTTATGCAACCAAACTTGGGACGGATGATAATGGAGGATACTATTTTCAGCTTGCTGAGATTAAGGTCAATTTGTCAACTGTAGCAGCTTCTTCTGCAATAAGTGGCTGGTCCGCATCTAGAGTGGTAGACCAAGACACTTCAACCATGTGGTCAAGTATTGCACGCTATCCGTCAACAAGTACAGAGTGGATAGCTGTAGATTCCGGTATGCTCCAAAAAATTGCTGGCATTCAACTGATTCCAAGAGCAACATTGGGATTTCCGGTCGATTTTAAAATACAAAGCAGCGTAGACGGTAAAGTTTGGACAGACGTAAAGGGACAGTCTTACACCGGCTATGTTAACAATGGGAATATTAAGACATTCACCTTCGATGCTCCCATCTTGGCACGGTATGTACGTGTATATGCGACCAAACTGGGTACCGATGATAACGGAGGATTTTATTTTCAACTGAGCGAGTTCGGGATCAATAAATCTAAATAA
- a CDS encoding RHS repeat protein, translating to MKSIKYSVCSLFICFVIFTVLFSPGKVFASENIIVANESFERGTYSGTNYLPIQGTITGDPQKVVSGKYSALLSSLSTDVWKEFNYTDSNQVKFEKNTTYQVTFSYKSVDMQPLDSNRFFYFLARSTDGQEDKGFTSWNDTSGSTGIRTITFTTGNKENYYLIWGIHAGGSLALDDIQIVKAVSSQSEGFEKGTYNQTSFLPGSGRITNDPNLTVSGQYSAYLSSLHNEDWKEFSYSDSNQVKFERNTTYQVTFSYQSIEIATADSNRYFYFLARSTDNAEDKGWTTWNEASGSKGSRTVTFTTSNKDNYYLIWGIHAGGALSIDDIEITKVSESFEKGTFAGTRYRAGSGVITKEPAKVISGQYSAYLASQQNEEWKTILTTDPTTYRFEKNTTYTVTFSYKPLDMDPMNLGRCFYFLARSMDDQEDKGWTTWNEGIGSTKRKSITFTTGNKDNYYLIWGIRGGGVISLDDITIHKDSESFERGTYSGTDYIPASGILTNDPTKVVNGMYSAYLNSPQTIEWANLIASNSSRLKLQKNTTYTVSFAYKSIDMEPQNPNRHFYFLVRGLDNVEVVNWTSWNDSNGSSGVKTVTFTTGEQENYYLIWGIRNGGALSIDDIIVRQLATYRYDSGGRLTQIRTQDNRVVRYSYDKNGNLVKTTVD from the coding sequence TTGAAAAGCATCAAATATTCTGTTTGCAGTTTGTTTATTTGCTTTGTGATCTTCACAGTTTTATTTAGTCCGGGCAAGGTCTTCGCTTCAGAGAATATTATAGTGGCCAACGAGTCCTTTGAACGGGGTACTTATTCGGGGACGAACTATCTGCCTATTCAAGGAACAATTACAGGTGATCCGCAAAAAGTAGTGAGCGGGAAATACTCAGCTCTGCTGAGTTCTCTTTCTACAGACGTATGGAAGGAGTTTAACTATACGGATTCCAATCAAGTTAAATTTGAGAAGAACACTACATACCAGGTAACGTTTTCGTATAAATCCGTTGATATGCAGCCGCTGGATTCCAACCGTTTTTTCTATTTTCTTGCCCGAAGTACGGATGGTCAAGAGGATAAGGGCTTTACTTCTTGGAATGATACAAGCGGAAGTACAGGGATTAGGACGATAACGTTCACCACCGGCAACAAGGAGAACTATTACTTGATTTGGGGCATTCATGCGGGAGGAAGCTTGGCGCTGGATGATATTCAGATCGTAAAAGCAGTCTCATCCCAGAGTGAGGGCTTCGAGAAGGGAACGTATAATCAGACATCATTTTTGCCGGGCTCCGGCCGTATCACCAATGATCCAAATCTAACCGTGAGTGGGCAATATTCAGCTTATTTGAGTTCATTACATAACGAAGATTGGAAAGAATTTTCCTACTCTGATTCGAATCAAGTGAAGTTTGAGCGAAATACTACATACCAGGTAACCTTTTCATATCAGTCTATTGAGATAGCTACAGCAGACAGTAATCGCTACTTTTATTTTTTGGCAAGGAGCACAGATAACGCTGAAGATAAAGGATGGACAACCTGGAATGAAGCCAGCGGGAGCAAGGGAAGCCGTACTGTAACTTTTACCACGTCGAATAAAGATAACTATTATCTCATTTGGGGCATTCATGCCGGTGGAGCACTTTCGATTGATGATATTGAAATCACCAAGGTCAGTGAGTCGTTTGAGAAGGGAACTTTTGCAGGCACTCGTTACCGGGCAGGCTCTGGTGTGATTACCAAGGAACCGGCAAAGGTCATCAGCGGGCAATATTCGGCTTATCTTGCATCCCAACAGAATGAGGAATGGAAGACTATTCTCACCACAGATCCGACTACATACCGCTTCGAAAAGAATACCACCTATACCGTAACCTTTTCTTACAAGCCGCTGGATATGGACCCGATGAACCTTGGACGCTGCTTTTATTTTTTGGCGAGAAGCATGGATGACCAAGAAGATAAGGGCTGGACCACATGGAATGAAGGCATCGGAAGCACCAAGAGAAAAAGTATAACATTTACGACCGGGAACAAGGATAATTACTACCTGATCTGGGGGATTCGTGGGGGTGGGGTGATCTCGCTAGACGATATTACGATTCATAAAGATAGTGAATCTTTTGAGAGAGGTACTTATAGTGGAACGGATTATATACCTGCATCTGGAATCCTCACCAATGATCCAACCAAAGTAGTGAACGGAATGTATTCAGCATACCTGAATTCCCCGCAAACGATAGAATGGGCAAATCTGATAGCGAGTAATAGCAGCCGATTGAAGTTACAGAAGAACACCACGTATACTGTGAGTTTTGCTTATAAGTCTATTGATATGGAACCTCAGAATCCTAACCGGCATTTTTATTTTTTGGTGCGGGGGCTGGACAATGTTGAAGTTGTAAACTGGACAAGCTGGAATGATAGCAACGGATCAAGCGGAGTGAAGACGGTTACTTTTACCACTGGAGAGCAGGAAAATTATTACTTGATATGGGGCATTCGCAATGGGGGTGCTCTTTCCATAGATGATATTATCGTTAGGCAGTTAGCAACCTATCGCTATGATAGCGGCGGAAGATTAACGCAGATCAGAACTCAGGATAATAGAGTGGTGCGGTATTCTTATGACAAGAACGGGAACTTGGTGAAGACTACTGTGGATTGA
- a CDS encoding response regulator transcription factor, whose protein sequence is MERCRVLIVDDHAHAREAMTEIVGLDERFEVIGAVASGAEAIVWTGQWMPDLILIDIEMPGMDGLETTRRIKLEYPYVRIVIVTVSDEISYLFEALKQGAQGYLLKNLAPSTWIEYLLAIVSEEVPLSRELAFQILKEFALTSVKEEREALTAREKEILGCVSSGSTNKEIAATLGISEHTVKNHLKNILQKLQLQNRTQLTRYALEQGLASRERDFPGKR, encoded by the coding sequence ATGGAACGCTGCCGGGTGCTGATCGTCGATGACCATGCGCATGCACGTGAAGCGATGACCGAGATTGTGGGACTGGATGAACGGTTTGAAGTGATCGGTGCGGTGGCCAGCGGAGCGGAGGCGATCGTCTGGACCGGGCAATGGATGCCGGACCTGATCCTGATCGATATCGAGATGCCGGGAATGGACGGTCTGGAGACCACGCGGCGCATTAAGCTGGAATATCCGTATGTCCGGATTGTCATCGTCACCGTGTCGGATGAGATCTCTTATCTGTTCGAAGCGCTTAAGCAGGGGGCGCAGGGGTATCTCCTGAAGAACCTGGCCCCGTCTACCTGGATCGAATATCTGCTGGCGATTGTGAGCGAAGAGGTGCCGCTGAGCCGGGAGCTGGCGTTCCAGATCCTGAAGGAGTTCGCGCTCACCTCCGTCAAGGAGGAGCGGGAGGCATTAACGGCGCGGGAGAAGGAGATACTGGGCTGTGTATCCTCCGGGTCCACCAATAAGGAGATTGCCGCCACCCTCGGGATCTCCGAGCATACGGTCAAGAATCACCTGAAGAACATTCTGCAGAAGCTTCAGCTTCAGAATCGTACGCAGCTCACAAGATACGCCCTGGAGCAGGGGCTGGCTTCACGGGAGCGGGATTTTCCGGGGAAGAGATAG
- a CDS encoding PA14 domain-containing protein, whose translation MPQAQFTPPVESSLTGLKGEYYDNIDLTGLKLTRTDANVNFGWGLGSPDATMGIDTFSVRWTGSIKPKYSETYTFQVIADDGVRLWVDGHLILDKWITQAGELTSQPITLTAVHNYDIRLEYFENGGGATAILQWSSASQVKQVVPQSQLHHLPDVQGVGLKGEYYDDLEMNELKLTRTDANINFNWIEGSPDSQIGPDTFSARWTGTIKPRYSDNYTFYLNADDGVRLWIDGKLVLNRWVNQSDQFRSNSIPLVAGNQYDIQIEYFENLGGAAIGLLWESPTQTKEFIPQSQLYPPVESSGVGLKGDYYSNMELTDLKLTRTDGGLSFGWGNESPDSSMAADKFSVRWQGLIRPSSSGTYTFYANSDDGVRLWVNGQLLIDKWIPQASELTSLPIVLMEGQNYEIRVEYFENEGGASFGLSRSGEHQLKEIVPQSQLYLPYPTYSPVEYLYDSNGRLNSMRLSDGSMVRYEYDANGNLIKVSK comes from the coding sequence GTGCCGCAGGCACAATTCACTCCACCTGTAGAATCGTCGCTTACTGGTCTCAAAGGGGAGTATTACGACAATATCGACCTTACCGGTCTTAAGCTGACACGAACGGATGCAAACGTGAATTTTGGCTGGGGATTAGGCTCGCCCGATGCCACCATGGGGATTGATACTTTTTCAGTAAGGTGGACAGGCTCTATTAAACCTAAATATAGCGAAACCTATACGTTCCAGGTAATAGCAGATGATGGGGTCAGATTATGGGTGGATGGCCACTTAATCCTTGATAAGTGGATAACTCAAGCTGGTGAACTGACAAGCCAGCCCATTACATTAACCGCTGTACACAACTATGACATCCGTCTGGAGTATTTCGAGAATGGCGGGGGAGCAACAGCGATTTTACAGTGGTCAAGTGCTAGCCAGGTGAAACAGGTTGTGCCGCAAAGTCAATTGCATCATCTGCCGGATGTCCAAGGGGTAGGGTTAAAAGGTGAATACTACGATGATCTGGAGATGAATGAGTTAAAACTGACCCGTACCGATGCAAACATTAATTTCAATTGGATAGAGGGTTCGCCGGATAGCCAGATCGGGCCGGATACCTTCTCTGCCAGATGGACAGGAACCATTAAACCAAGGTACAGCGACAACTATACCTTTTATCTTAATGCTGACGATGGGGTACGTTTATGGATAGACGGCAAGCTTGTGCTCAATCGATGGGTTAATCAGTCAGATCAATTCCGCAGCAACTCTATCCCACTGGTTGCGGGCAATCAATACGACATTCAGATTGAATATTTTGAGAATCTGGGCGGAGCAGCGATTGGGCTTTTGTGGGAAAGTCCTACCCAGACGAAGGAGTTCATTCCCCAAAGTCAATTATATCCTCCAGTGGAGAGTTCGGGCGTAGGTCTGAAAGGTGATTATTATAGCAACATGGAATTGACTGACCTGAAGCTAACACGCACAGATGGAGGGTTGAGTTTCGGATGGGGAAATGAGTCTCCAGATTCGAGCATGGCAGCAGATAAATTCTCAGTCAGATGGCAGGGGTTAATCCGCCCTTCATCTAGCGGGACATACACATTCTACGCGAATTCAGATGATGGTGTTCGCTTATGGGTAAATGGTCAGTTGCTTATTGATAAGTGGATTCCCCAGGCCAGTGAATTAACGAGTCTTCCAATTGTCCTGATGGAAGGGCAGAATTATGAGATTAGAGTTGAGTATTTTGAGAATGAGGGCGGTGCGTCCTTTGGCTTATCGCGGTCCGGTGAGCACCAACTGAAGGAGATTGTCCCACAGTCCCAGCTATATCTGCCATACCCTACCTATTCTCCGGTGGAATACCTTTATGATTCTAATGGTCGGCTCAATTCTATGCGTCTCTCAGATGGTAGTATGGTGCGTTATGAATATGATGCCAATGGGAATCTGATCAAAGTCTCGAAATAA
- a CDS encoding DUF1775 domain-containing protein → MFRKIAALAAPAAAALLLFAAVASAHVTVSPAQSSTGAWETYTLKVPSEKESATVQVDLRIPAGAEFKQYEATPGWEVTVDGNKVSWIAKDGGIQAGQFQRFYFTAKNPDSAGDIAWDAYQHYADGSLVQWSGEPGSESPHSITAIAEASGSAGGGHGHGAADKSGSGTMTMDEHQAIVEKEGTSTGTSPMLYITLGISLVSFLLAAIALLRGKTE, encoded by the coding sequence ATGTTTCGCAAAATAGCCGCATTGGCCGCACCGGCAGCCGCCGCACTACTGTTGTTCGCAGCTGTGGCGAGCGCCCACGTAACCGTTAGTCCTGCACAGTCCAGCACGGGGGCCTGGGAGACGTATACCCTGAAAGTACCGTCTGAAAAAGAAAGCGCCACCGTCCAGGTAGATCTGCGGATTCCGGCAGGCGCGGAATTTAAGCAATACGAAGCCACTCCCGGCTGGGAGGTAACAGTGGACGGGAATAAAGTAAGCTGGATTGCCAAGGACGGCGGCATCCAGGCCGGACAGTTCCAGCGCTTCTACTTCACAGCCAAGAACCCGGACTCTGCAGGCGATATTGCCTGGGATGCCTATCAGCACTATGCCGATGGCAGCCTCGTGCAATGGTCCGGCGAACCCGGCTCAGAATCCCCGCATTCCATCACCGCCATCGCTGAAGCCTCCGGTAGCGCCGGCGGCGGCCACGGCCACGGTGCCGCAGACAAGTCCGGCAGCGGCACCATGACCATGGACGAGCATCAGGCCATTGTGGAGAAGGAAGGCACCAGCACCGGCACCTCGCCGATGCTCTACATTACCCTCGGCATCTCCCTGGTCTCCTTCCTGCTGGCAGCGATTGCTTTGCTTCGGGGGAAGACGGAGTAG
- a CDS encoding NBR1-Ig-like domain-containing protein: MQKYWNKISLLFILLLSFSAVLVPSTTHASGRGAIILHHTIPSMMQAGVTYPVSVTVRNDSSEVWSEQNLFRLGEVGDSDPFSYGRKFIPNRQGVNPGQSFTFYFNMTAPATTGSYITDWRMVKEHVEWFGDTVTVNVSVVSKIPSSSATLMDENIPSVMAKGHKYPVTLSFRNDGGDTWSKETWYNLGGVGDQDPFAYARQMISDGRRVKPGEVQSFTFIMQAPAETGTYMTDWRMVHDGVTWFGQTFTKNVQVVEGTRNARVITHTIPSTMEVGQTYNVSVTMRNEGETSWYEEGTAPGMYRLGAAGDNDPFAQGRYYLPPGTIIRPGEEYTFAFTMTAPAVPGTYVTDWEMLQEHLTWFGETLVKSVTVIDPSKTNTYTYDSSGRLQSVKLTSGKTVYYDYDANGNLILKRVRTN; the protein is encoded by the coding sequence ATGCAAAAGTATTGGAATAAAATCAGCCTATTGTTCATCTTGCTGCTTAGCTTCTCGGCGGTGTTGGTTCCTTCAACCACTCATGCTTCGGGCAGAGGGGCGATAATTCTGCACCACACAATCCCTTCGATGATGCAAGCGGGAGTCACTTATCCAGTGAGTGTGACGGTTCGTAATGATAGCTCAGAAGTCTGGTCAGAGCAGAATCTATTTCGGCTGGGTGAAGTGGGGGACAGCGATCCATTTTCTTATGGGAGGAAGTTTATCCCTAATAGACAGGGTGTCAACCCTGGACAATCTTTCACTTTTTACTTCAATATGACCGCCCCGGCCACAACTGGAAGCTATATTACCGATTGGAGAATGGTGAAGGAGCATGTCGAGTGGTTTGGAGATACGGTGACCGTAAATGTCTCTGTTGTCTCTAAGATACCCTCCAGTTCAGCTACACTGATGGATGAGAATATCCCGTCTGTCATGGCCAAAGGGCATAAGTATCCAGTCACTTTGTCCTTCCGCAACGATGGCGGAGATACGTGGTCGAAAGAGACTTGGTATAATTTAGGGGGTGTAGGTGATCAAGATCCGTTTGCGTATGCCAGGCAAATGATCTCTGATGGAAGAAGAGTGAAGCCAGGAGAAGTTCAAAGTTTTACTTTCATCATGCAGGCGCCGGCTGAGACCGGAACCTATATGACCGATTGGAGAATGGTTCATGACGGGGTCACTTGGTTCGGTCAGACTTTCACGAAAAATGTCCAAGTCGTAGAGGGGACACGTAACGCCAGGGTGATCACACATACGATTCCTTCTACCATGGAAGTAGGACAAACCTATAATGTGTCTGTAACCATGCGCAACGAGGGTGAGACATCCTGGTACGAAGAGGGAACCGCTCCAGGAATGTACCGATTAGGGGCGGCCGGGGACAATGACCCGTTTGCCCAAGGACGTTATTATTTGCCTCCCGGCACCATTATTAGACCGGGTGAAGAGTATACTTTTGCTTTTACAATGACAGCTCCTGCTGTACCAGGTACCTATGTTACCGATTGGGAAATGCTGCAGGAGCACCTAACCTGGTTTGGCGAAACGCTGGTGAAGTCGGTTACGGTTATTGATCCTTCTAAAACCAATACATATACGTATGACTCCTCTGGAAGACTTCAATCGGTGAAACTTACTTCTGGGAAGACCGTTTACTA
- a CDS encoding sensor histidine kinase has translation MTYTRIKVLILLIPTVMVGIWEWVRHQFLMPYISMDTGNFLTPVLVFLCSIILLLPLFRLMERNQRELEQERAATGAMEAREALAKELHDGMAQSLFLLSVRIDRLEHSRKDGGISADSVDQIKKTVHEVNRYVRQAIANLKVPVSGAESFSLERSIHEQLAAIAGEVMIEVSLDWHLEEQALTPAEQAELLSCIREAIINVRKHTRAGRVSVSGQGNEHGWRVTVADDGAGIEHDDPFAVSGSYGLQIMRERCRSMGWALRLHSGADGTTVEIVKGGAQDGTLPGADRR, from the coding sequence GTGACGTATACCCGAATTAAAGTGCTAATCCTGCTGATTCCAACGGTCATGGTCGGCATCTGGGAATGGGTGAGACATCAGTTCCTGATGCCGTATATCTCCATGGACACAGGCAACTTCTTAACACCTGTATTGGTATTTCTGTGCAGTATTATTCTGCTGCTGCCGCTCTTTCGCCTCATGGAGCGCAATCAGCGGGAGCTGGAGCAGGAGCGGGCGGCCACCGGAGCGATGGAAGCACGGGAGGCGCTGGCAAAAGAGCTGCATGACGGCATGGCCCAGTCCCTGTTCCTGCTCTCTGTGCGGATCGACCGGCTGGAGCACAGCCGTAAGGACGGCGGTATCAGCGCGGACAGTGTGGATCAGATCAAGAAGACCGTTCACGAGGTTAACCGTTATGTACGTCAGGCTATTGCCAATCTGAAGGTGCCGGTGAGCGGCGCGGAGAGCTTTTCGCTGGAGCGTTCTATCCATGAGCAGCTGGCGGCCATAGCCGGAGAAGTCATGATCGAGGTATCCCTGGATTGGCATCTGGAAGAGCAGGCGCTGACACCGGCCGAACAGGCAGAGCTCTTATCCTGCATTCGCGAAGCGATAATCAACGTGCGTAAGCACACACGTGCAGGCAGGGTATCCGTATCAGGTCAAGGGAATGAGCACGGCTGGCGTGTAACCGTTGCAGATGACGGTGCGGGGATTGAGCATGATGATCCTTTTGCGGTGAGCGGCAGCTATGGCCTGCAGATTATGAGAGAACGGTGCCGCAGTATGGGCTGGGCGCTTAGGCTTCACTCAGGAGCGGACGGAACCACTGTAGAAATTGTAAAAGGGGGTGCGCAGGATGGAACGCTGCCGGGTGCTGATCGTCGATGA
- a CDS encoding FG-GAP-like repeat-containing protein yields the protein MMSEEVIQLKRGLKTNMYFKKHKTLFLVSTILCSFIISTNTSAAGASNLNKHIGYVPWSWSTTSRMIDDNSQMWFEDVNGDGKKDLISKGEAGAWNAGVVYVALSTGKGFQPWTWNSGSRMIDDNSSMWFADVNGDGKADLITKGEPRAWNAGVIYVSLSTGNGYQPWTWNSGVRMFDDHSPMWLEDVNGDGRADLISVGQAGAWNEGRIYVSLSTGAGYQPWTWTSSIKMLNSLDTAWFADVNGDGKADLITKGQPGATNAGQMYVSLSTGSGYNPWTWTSASRMVNDNDVQWFADVNGDGKADMISKGQPGTANAGYVFVSLSNGTGYAYWTWNSGKRMIDDSGTMWFTDINGDGKADMISVGKNVGYNDGWLYASLSTGSGYPYWTWNSGSRMIDSNDLWFSDVSGDGRGDLIIKGSGREAGFVRVAVSTDPNQIQYEYNAAGQLLRTTLPDGSTIQYTYDKNGNLLKVEKK from the coding sequence ATGATGAGTGAGGAAGTCATTCAATTAAAGAGAGGGCTTAAAACTAACATGTACTTCAAAAAACACAAAACACTATTTCTGGTCAGCACTATACTTTGTTCATTTATTATCAGTACAAATACTTCCGCAGCTGGAGCCTCCAATCTGAATAAGCATATCGGCTACGTCCCATGGAGCTGGAGCACAACTAGCCGAATGATCGATGACAATAGTCAGATGTGGTTTGAGGATGTTAACGGGGACGGGAAGAAGGATCTAATCTCCAAGGGCGAAGCAGGAGCCTGGAATGCTGGAGTTGTATACGTTGCCTTAAGCACCGGAAAGGGGTTTCAGCCTTGGACGTGGAATTCCGGTTCCCGTATGATCGACGACAATAGTTCGATGTGGTTCGCTGATGTGAATGGGGATGGTAAGGCTGATCTTATCACAAAAGGTGAACCAAGGGCCTGGAATGCCGGTGTCATCTACGTTTCTTTGAGTACAGGGAATGGCTACCAGCCTTGGACCTGGAACTCTGGTGTACGTATGTTTGATGATCACAGTCCAATGTGGCTTGAGGATGTGAACGGGGATGGCAGAGCAGATTTAATTTCAGTTGGACAGGCGGGGGCCTGGAACGAGGGGCGAATATACGTATCCTTAAGCACAGGAGCAGGCTATCAGCCTTGGACCTGGACGTCCTCAATCAAAATGCTCAATTCTCTAGATACAGCATGGTTTGCAGATGTGAATGGGGATGGTAAGGCTGATTTGATCACAAAAGGGCAGCCGGGCGCAACCAATGCTGGTCAGATGTATGTCTCTTTAAGCACCGGCAGCGGTTATAATCCATGGACCTGGACATCTGCATCACGGATGGTTAATGACAACGATGTTCAGTGGTTTGCAGATGTGAATGGAGACGGCAAAGCCGATATGATATCCAAAGGTCAGCCCGGAACAGCCAATGCTGGATATGTGTTCGTGTCATTGAGTAATGGAACAGGCTATGCGTACTGGACCTGGAACAGTGGCAAACGAATGATCGACGACAGCGGAACCATGTGGTTCACAGATATTAATGGAGATGGTAAGGCCGATATGATATCGGTAGGGAAAAATGTGGGTTATAACGATGGCTGGTTGTACGCCTCCCTGAGTACTGGAAGTGGCTATCCATACTGGACCTGGAACTCTGGGAGTAGAATGATTGATAGTAATGATCTATGGTTCAGCGATGTGAGCGGCGACGGAAGAGGGGACTTGATCATTAAGGGAAGCGGCAGGGAAGCAGGTTTTGTTCGTGTTGCAGTCAGTACGGATCCTAATCAAATTCAGTATGAGTATAATGCAGCAGGCCAACTTCTGCGTACTACTCTGCCGGACGGATCAACAATCCAATATACATATGATAAGAACGGGAATTTGCTGAAAGTGGAAAAGAAATAA
- a CDS encoding PA14 domain-containing protein, translating into MTRIDANVNFGWGLGSPDASIEPDTFSVRWTGSIKAKYSEVYTFHVIADDGVRLWVDGRLILDKWVTQASELTSLPITLKAGQNYDIRLEYFENGG; encoded by the coding sequence TTGACACGGATAGATGCAAACGTGAATTTTGGCTGGGGATTAGGCTCTCCTGATGCGTCTATTGAACCCGATACGTTCTCTGTAAGATGGACAGGCTCCATTAAAGCCAAATATAGCGAAGTGTATACGTTCCATGTTATAGCGGATGATGGGGTCCGTCTATGGGTGGATGGCCGTCTGATTCTGGATAAGTGGGTAACCCAAGCCAGTGAACTGACAAGTCTGCCTATTACATTAAAAGCCGGACAAAACTATGATATTCGGTTGGAGTATTTCGAGAATGGCGGGTGA